In Pithys albifrons albifrons isolate INPA30051 chromosome 6, PitAlb_v1, whole genome shotgun sequence, a single genomic region encodes these proteins:
- the CPSF2 gene encoding cleavage and polyadenylation specificity factor subunit 2 — MTSIIKLTTLSGVQEESALCYLLQVDEFRFLLDCGWDENFSMDIIDSLRKHVHQVDAVLLSHPDPLHLGALPYAVGKMGLNCAIYATIPVYKMGQMFMYDLYQSRHNTEDFTLFTLDDVDAAFDKIQQLKFSQIVNLKGKGHGLSITPLPAGHMIGGTIWKIVKDGEEEIVYAVDFNHKREIHLNGCSLEMLSRPSLLITDSFNATYVQPRRKQRDEQLLTNVLETLRGDGNVLIAVDTAGRVLELAQLLDQIWRTKDAGLGVYSLALLNNVSYNVVEFSKSQVEWMSDKLMRCFEDKRNNPFQFRHLSLCHSLSDLARVPSPKVVLASQPDLECGFSRDLFIQWCQDSKNSIILTYRTTPGTLARFLIDNPSEKVIDIELRKRVKLEGKELEDYLEKEKLKKEAAKKLEQSKEADIDSSDESDAEEDIDQPTVHKTKHDLMMKGEGSRKGSFFKQAKKSYPMFPAPEERIKWDEYGEIIKPEDFLVPELQATEEEKSKLESGLTNGEEPMDQDLSDVPTKCISATESMEIKARVTYIDYEGRSDGDSIKKIINQMKPRQLVIVHGPPEASQDLAECCRAFGGKDIKVYMPKLHETVDATSETHIYQVRLKDSLVSSLQFCKAKDAELAWIDGVLDMRVSKVDTGVILEEGELREDEDLEMQVDVPSSDSSVIAQQKAMKSLFGDDDKEMCEESEIIPTLEPLPPQEVLGHQSVFMNEPRLSDFKQVLLREGIQAEFVGGVLVCNNLVAVRRTETGRIGLEGCLCQDFYRIRDLLYQQYAIV; from the exons ATGACATCGATTATCAAGCTGACTACGCTTTCAGGGGTGCAGGAGGAATCTGCCCTTTGCTACCTGTTGCAAGTAGATGAGTTTCGTTTTCTTTTGGACTGTGGCTGGGATGAAAACTTTTCTATGGATATTATTGATTCTCTGAGGAA GCATGTACACCAGGTTGATGCTGTTCTTCTGTCTCATCCTGACCCTCTACACCTCGGTGCACTTCCATATGCAGTTGGAAAAATGGGGTTGAATTGTGCCATTTATGCAACTATTCCTGTATACAAAATGGGACAGATGTTTATGTATGATCTCTACCAG TCCCGCCATAATACCGAAGATTTCACACTCTTTACGTTGGATGATGTAGATGCAGCCTTTGATAAGATACAACAGCTGAAGTTTTCTCAGATTGTGAACTTGAAAG GCAAAGGACATGGTTTGTCAATCACACCATTGCCAGCTGGTCACATGATAGGAGGCACAATTTGGAAGATTGTCAAGGATGgagaggaagaaattgtttatgCAGTTGACTTCAACCACAAGAGGGAGAT CCATCTGAACGGATGTTCCTTGGAAATGTTGAGCAGGCCTTCATTGCTTATTACAGATTCATTTAATGCTACTTATGTACAACCCAGGAGGAAGCAAAGGGATGAACAGCTGCTGA CTAATGTTTTGGAGACATTACGAGGTGATGGAAACGTATTAATAGCCGTGGATACAGCAGGGAGAGTTCTGGAACTTGCTCAACTTCTTGATCAGATCTGGAGAACCAAAGATGCAGGATTAGGAGTCTACTCTCTAGCACTTTTGAATAACGTCAGCTACAATGTAGTGGAATTCTCTAAATCAcag GTTGAATGGATGAGTGACAAGTTGATGAGGTGCTTCGAAGACAAGAGAAACAACCCTTTTCAGTTCCGTCATCTCTCCTTATGTCACAGTCTGTCTGATCTGGCTCGAGTGCCTAGTCCTAAAGTTGTCCTTGCCAGTCAGCCTGACTTGGAGTGTGGGTTTTCTAGAGATCTTTTCATTCAATGGTGCCAGGATTCCAAAAACTCCATCATTTTAACTTATCGCACTACACCTGGAACATTAGCACGATTCTTGATTGATAATCCTTCTGAAAAAGTTATAGATATTGAG TTGAGAAAACGTGTCAAATTGGAAGGAAAAGAACTTGAAGATTACCTAGAGAAGGAGAAGCTGAAGAAAGAAGCAGCTAAGAAGTTAGAGCAGTCTAAAGA GGCAGATATTGATTCCAGTGATGAGAGTGATGCTGAAGAGGATATTGATCAGCCAACTGTACATAAGACCAAACATGATTTGATGATGAAAGGTGAAGGTAGCCGGAAAGGAAGCTTCTTCAAACAGGCAAAGAAATCTTATCCAATGTTTCCAGCCCCTGAAGAAAGAATTAAATGGGATGAATATGGAGAGATTATCAA ACCTGAGGATTTTCTAGTTCCAGAACTTCAAgcaacagaagaagaaaaaagcaaattagaGTCTGGTTTGACAAATGGAGAGGAGCCTATGGACCAGGATTTATCAGATGTTCCTACCAAATGTATTTCTGCAACAGAATCCATGGAAATTAA AGCCAGAGTTACATACATTGACTATGAAGGACGCTCCGATGGGGACTcgattaaaaaaattattaaccAAATGAAACCAAGACAATTGGTCATTGTCCATGGACCACCTGAGGCCAGTCAGGACCTTGCAGAATGTTGCCGAGCATTTGGTGGAAAAGATATTAAGGTTTACATGCCCAAACTTCATGAAACTGTAGATGCAACCAGCGAAACTCACATTTACCAG GTCAGGTTAAAAGACTCTCTTGTCAGCTCCCTTCAGTTCTGTAAAGCCAAGGATGCTGAGTTGGCTTGGATAGATGGTGTTCTGGACATGCGGGTTTCAAAAGTGGATACTGGAGTTATTTTGGAAGAGGGAGAGTTGAGGGAAGATGAAGACTTAGAGATGCAAGTGGATGTGCCTTCTTCAGACTCCAGTGTGATTGCACAACAGAAGGCCATGAAAAGCCTCTTTGGTGATGATGACAAGGAGATGTGTGAGGAGAGTGAGATCATTCCTACTTTGGAACCTCTGCCACCTCAGGAG GTTCTTGGACATCAGTCTGTGTTTATGAATGAGCCAAGACTTTCTGACTTCAAGCAGGTTCTCTTGCGAGAAGGTATCCAAGCTGAGTTTGTCGGAGGAGTGCTGGTGTGCAACAATCTGGTGGCTGTTCGCAGG ACTGAAACAGGGCGCATTGGATTGGAAGGCTGTCTCTGTCAGGACTTCTATAGGATAAGAGACCTTTTATACCAGCAATACGCAATTGTCTAA